One genomic window of Vibrio mangrovi includes the following:
- the lrp gene encoding leucine-responsive transcriptional regulator Lrp — MADNYKKPSKDLDRIDRNILNELQKDGRISNVELSKRVGLSPTPCLERVRRLERQNYITGYTALLNPQYLDASLLVFVEITLNRGAPDVFEQFNTAVQKLDDIQECHLVSGDFDYLLKTRVSDMGAYRKLLGDTLLRLPGVNDTRTYVVMEEVKQTNQLVIKTR; from the coding sequence ATGGCAGACAACTATAAAAAGCCGTCCAAGGATTTAGACCGGATCGATCGCAACATTTTGAATGAGTTGCAGAAAGATGGCCGGATTTCAAATGTGGAATTATCCAAACGTGTTGGATTGTCTCCAACGCCCTGTCTGGAGCGTGTGAGACGACTTGAGCGTCAGAACTATATTACCGGGTACACTGCGCTGCTGAATCCGCAGTATCTGGATGCATCGTTACTGGTATTTGTTGAGATTACATTGAATCGTGGTGCTCCGGATGTATTTGAGCAATTTAATACGGCGGTACAGAAGCTGGATGATATCCAGGAGTGTCATCTTGTTTCAGGTGATTTCGATTATCTGCTGAAAACAAGGGTATCGGATATGGGGGCTTATCGTAAGCTTCTGGGGGATACGCTGTTGCGTTTACCTGGAGTGAACGATACCCGAACCTATGTTGTAATGGAAGAAGTGAAACAAACCAATCAGTTGGTTATCAAAACACGTTAA
- the ald gene encoding alanine dehydrogenase has translation MIIGIPKEIKNHEYRVGMIPSSVREAISQGHQVYVETNAGTGIGFSDDDYIAVGASILPTADDIFAKAEMIVKVKEPLNVERKKLRKGQILFTYLHLAPNFPQTDELIKSKAICIAYETVKDSLGHLPLLAPMSEIAGRMSIQAGAQSLEKSHGGQGILLSGVPGVAPAKVVILGGGVVGANAARMAVGLRADVTVMDKNIETLRLLDSEFRGSIKLVYANDASIEQFLSDADLIIGAVLVPGATTPKLINKQHLAIMKPGSVIVDVAIDQGGCVETSRPTTHDAPTFVIDDIVHYCVANMPGAVAKTATYALNNATLPYILKIASLGVKKALLNDKGLRNGLNVIHGYVTCKEVADSLDLLYTDPVEALQHLTL, from the coding sequence ATGATTATTGGTATCCCTAAAGAAATCAAAAACCATGAATACCGTGTAGGCATGATTCCATCTAGTGTGAGAGAAGCAATCTCTCAAGGCCACCAAGTCTATGTTGAAACCAACGCCGGTACAGGTATTGGTTTCTCTGACGATGATTACATCGCCGTAGGCGCATCCATTCTTCCTACTGCTGACGATATATTTGCGAAAGCAGAAATGATTGTAAAGGTCAAAGAACCTCTGAACGTCGAACGTAAAAAACTACGTAAAGGGCAAATATTATTTACTTATTTACACCTTGCACCAAATTTTCCACAAACTGACGAGCTAATCAAGAGTAAAGCTATCTGTATTGCCTATGAAACAGTAAAAGATTCTTTGGGTCATTTACCACTTCTGGCACCAATGTCTGAAATTGCAGGCCGAATGTCTATCCAGGCAGGCGCGCAATCCCTTGAAAAATCACATGGTGGACAAGGTATTCTCCTTAGTGGTGTCCCCGGTGTTGCCCCCGCAAAAGTTGTTATTCTCGGTGGCGGTGTTGTTGGAGCAAATGCAGCCAGAATGGCGGTTGGTCTCAGGGCCGATGTCACTGTCATGGATAAAAACATTGAAACACTCCGTTTACTGGATAGCGAATTCCGTGGAAGTATCAAACTTGTTTACGCAAATGACGCATCCATCGAGCAGTTTCTATCAGATGCCGATCTAATCATTGGTGCCGTTCTTGTCCCCGGAGCCACCACACCTAAACTCATCAACAAACAACATCTGGCAATAATGAAACCGGGCTCAGTCATTGTCGATGTCGCTATCGACCAAGGCGGATGCGTCGAAACATCCCGGCCAACAACACATGACGCCCCCACGTTTGTCATTGATGATATTGTCCACTATTGTGTGGCCAACATGCCGGGAGCGGTTGCAAAAACAGCGACGTACGCTCTCAACAATGCCACGCTACCTTATATTCTGAAAATTGCCAGTCTGGGCGTAAAAAAAGCACTCCTGAATGATAAAGGACTAAGAAACGGCCTGAATGTTATTCATGGTTATGTAACCTGCAAGGAAGTCGCAGACAGCCTGGACCTACTCTATACAGATCCGGTAGAGGCACTGCAACATCTGACACTCTAA
- the cysB gene encoding HTH-type transcriptional regulator CysB, with protein sequence MKLQQLKYIVEVVNHNLNVSATAESLYTSQPGISKQVRLLEDELGIQIFERSGKHLTQVTSAGEDIVKISQEILSRVESIKAVASEHTHPEMGTLNISTTHTQARYALPDVIKGFTARYPKVSLHMHQGTPSQMSEAIAKGVANFAIATEALHLYQDAIMLPCYHWNRSIVVPKGHPLAQRDKVTIEELATYPLVTYVFGFTGRSELDMAFNRVGLSPRVVFTATDADVIKTYVRIGMGVGVIASMAVDQVRDADLVAIDASHIFGSSTTSIGFRRGTFLRSYMFDFMERFAPHLTRPVVEQAISLKSNQEIDEMFKDIHLPVR encoded by the coding sequence ATGAAGCTACAGCAGTTAAAATACATTGTAGAGGTAGTGAACCATAATCTGAATGTTTCAGCTACTGCCGAAAGTTTGTACACATCTCAACCGGGAATCAGTAAACAGGTACGTTTACTTGAAGATGAGCTTGGGATTCAGATATTTGAACGGAGTGGAAAACATCTGACACAGGTGACTTCTGCCGGAGAAGATATTGTCAAAATCTCACAAGAAATCCTTTCCCGGGTTGAAAGTATTAAAGCTGTCGCCAGCGAACATACTCATCCGGAAATGGGTACGCTTAACATTTCAACGACACATACACAGGCACGTTATGCTCTGCCGGATGTGATTAAAGGGTTTACAGCCAGATATCCTAAAGTGTCACTGCATATGCATCAGGGAACTCCCAGCCAGATGTCTGAAGCTATTGCAAAGGGTGTTGCCAATTTTGCTATAGCGACAGAGGCATTGCATCTGTATCAGGATGCAATTATGTTGCCGTGTTATCACTGGAATCGTTCCATTGTAGTTCCCAAAGGGCATCCTTTAGCCCAACGGGACAAAGTGACAATTGAAGAGCTGGCGACTTATCCTCTGGTGACTTATGTTTTTGGCTTTACCGGCCGTTCTGAACTGGATATGGCATTCAACCGGGTAGGATTAAGCCCCAGGGTCGTCTTTACAGCGACTGATGCTGATGTGATCAAAACCTATGTCCGTATTGGAATGGGGGTTGGTGTTATTGCCAGTATGGCTGTCGATCAAGTTCGTGATGCTGACTTAGTGGCAATTGACGCCAGCCATATTTTTGGATCGAGTACAACCAGTATTGGTTTCCGGCGGGGGACATTCCTGCGTTCTTATATGTTTGACTTTATGGAACGTTTTGCTCCACACCTGACCCGGCCCGTTGTGGAACAGGCGATTTCGCTAAAATCAAATCAGGAAATCGATGAGATGTTTAAGGATATTCATCTACCCGTTCGTTAA
- a CDS encoding DNA repair protein, giving the protein MSIGLIITLVGVLLLLILGYNIMLQYKVKVEAAKKHESTRYVAIIDATEDLIGNAHHIPFSKDLLLCLNNRMLDALQNMHELDPKNKQLAHRIENMQRQVKHLRENHPNQDSTTFKTPTNDKQAITMLKLVKRLRDTIRSEHNKGRFDTQAFVTENARLEMIQIRINIENVIKRANESIVRGQPGTAIQLLKKGIDVLSTKNDAYSNQAREKLQTMYDELENKRQQKKSPLEGDRERDDDMEALFGEKKKW; this is encoded by the coding sequence ATGAGTATAGGATTGATCATTACCTTGGTTGGCGTATTGCTCCTTCTGATTTTGGGCTACAACATTATGTTGCAGTACAAAGTTAAAGTCGAAGCAGCAAAAAAACACGAGTCTACTCGTTACGTCGCAATTATTGATGCAACTGAGGATCTTATCGGTAACGCTCATCATATCCCTTTTAGCAAAGATTTGCTGCTGTGTCTGAATAACCGGATGTTAGATGCACTGCAAAACATGCATGAGCTGGACCCTAAAAATAAACAACTTGCGCATCGCATCGAAAACATGCAGAGACAGGTTAAACACCTTCGGGAAAACCACCCTAATCAGGACAGTACAACTTTTAAAACACCGACAAACGACAAGCAGGCAATTACGATGCTTAAGCTTGTCAAGCGCCTGAGAGATACAATCCGGAGTGAACATAACAAAGGCCGCTTCGATACACAGGCATTTGTTACAGAAAACGCACGTCTGGAAATGATCCAAATCCGCATTAACATCGAAAATGTCATCAAGCGGGCAAATGAATCCATCGTTCGGGGACAGCCGGGAACTGCCATACAATTGCTTAAAAAGGGAATTGATGTCCTCAGTACCAAAAATGATGCTTATTCAAATCAGGCCCGGGAAAAACTACAAACAATGTATGATGAGCTCGAGAATAAACGTCAACAGAAAAAATCTCCTTTGGAAGGAGATCGCGAGCGGGATGATGATATGGAAGCCCTGTTCGGTGAAAAGAAAAAATGGTAA
- the miaE gene encoding tRNA isopentenyl-2-thiomethyl-A-37 hydroxylase MiaE, translating to MTNDHQYQLLLQPINEFLQCSTPDEWITAARKPENLKVILIDHLLCELKAGQSAMYLIRKYAVDQASASALLDWFKPYEDFAYRRVGSLVSLKGKSQISKMIMAKSDSPYSQDLIDKMVLLIKEELHHFYQVLEIMEKKGIAYENIPAGRYAKGLLSQVKTYEPDALIDKLIIGAYIEARSCERFAKLAPHMDEEISRFYISLLRSEARHYQDYLTLAEQIAQKDISERIKQLGKVEAELILTPDHNFKFHSGIPC from the coding sequence ATGACTAACGACCATCAGTATCAATTATTACTTCAACCGATCAATGAGTTCCTGCAATGTTCTACTCCTGATGAGTGGATTACTGCGGCCAGAAAACCGGAAAACCTGAAAGTCATTCTTATTGATCATCTTTTGTGTGAGCTGAAAGCCGGACAGTCAGCAATGTACCTTATCCGCAAATATGCAGTCGATCAGGCAAGTGCATCAGCATTATTGGATTGGTTCAAACCCTATGAAGATTTTGCCTATCGAAGAGTAGGATCTCTTGTTTCATTAAAGGGTAAGAGTCAGATATCTAAAATGATCATGGCAAAATCCGATTCACCATACAGTCAGGATCTAATTGACAAAATGGTCTTATTGATCAAAGAAGAACTCCACCACTTTTATCAGGTTCTGGAGATAATGGAGAAAAAAGGAATTGCTTATGAAAATATCCCCGCAGGCCGGTACGCAAAAGGGCTGTTATCTCAGGTTAAGACCTACGAACCGGACGCACTTATCGATAAGTTAATCATTGGCGCCTATATAGAAGCCCGCTCATGCGAACGTTTTGCCAAACTTGCTCCCCACATGGATGAAGAAATATCCAGGTTTTATATCTCATTGCTGCGCTCTGAAGCCCGACATTATCAGGACTACCTAACACTGGCCGAGCAAATTGCTCAAAAAGATATTTCTGAGCGAATCAAACAATTGGGAAAAGTCGAAGCCGAACTAATCCTCACCCCCGATCATAATTTCAAGTTCCACAGTGGTATTCCCTGCTAA
- the pyrF gene encoding orotidine-5'-phosphate decarboxylase, translated as MGEPRVIVALDYDNQSEALRFVDQINPQHCRLKVGKEMFTLFGPDFVRALHQRGFSVFLDLKFHDIPNTCAKAVKAAAELGVWMVNVHASGGERMMTAAREILEPYGAERPLLIGVTVLTSMSQHDLAGIGLDIEPQEQVLRLAELTKKSGLDGVVCSAQEAHLLKERFGQTFQLVTPGIRPEGSDVGDQHRIMTPQQAISAGSDYLVIGRPITQSKEPALVLERINQSLHI; from the coding sequence ATGGGCGAGCCAAGAGTCATTGTGGCACTGGATTATGATAATCAGTCAGAAGCATTACGTTTTGTTGATCAAATTAATCCTCAACATTGTCGCCTGAAAGTCGGCAAGGAGATGTTCACATTATTCGGACCTGATTTTGTTCGTGCATTACATCAACGTGGTTTCTCTGTTTTTCTGGACTTGAAATTTCACGATATTCCGAATACTTGCGCAAAAGCAGTTAAAGCTGCAGCCGAGTTGGGTGTATGGATGGTGAATGTGCATGCCAGTGGTGGGGAACGTATGATGACTGCTGCCCGGGAAATACTGGAGCCTTATGGCGCTGAAAGACCTTTATTGATTGGGGTCACGGTATTAACCAGCATGTCTCAGCATGATTTGGCAGGTATTGGTCTGGATATTGAACCTCAGGAACAGGTGCTTCGCCTGGCTGAATTGACAAAAAAATCAGGTCTGGACGGAGTTGTCTGCTCTGCTCAGGAAGCCCACTTACTGAAAGAACGGTTTGGTCAGACGTTTCAACTTGTGACTCCGGGAATCAGACCGGAAGGTAGTGATGTTGGTGATCAACACCGGATTATGACACCTCAGCAGGCAATTTCAGCCGGTTCTGACTATTTAGTCATAGGTCGACCTATTACTCAGTCAAAAGAGCCTGCGTTGGTTCTGGAGCGCATAAATCAATCACTGCATATATAG
- the lapB gene encoding lipopolysaccharide assembly protein LapB, with amino-acid sequence MLEILFLLLPIAAAYGWYMGHRSAQQDKQKQSHQISRQYVTGLNLLLSDQSDKAVDHFIELLQVDDETIDTHLALGNLFRSRGEVDRAIRIHQNLISRSGLTIEQKNLALQQLAKDYMAAGFLDRAEKIFEQLVDEPEHRESALLQLTSIYQQTREWLKAIECSHALVKFGRKKMRKSIAYFWCELAADAQSLRDDTKAIQIYKKALSEDPKCVRASIGLGKLYLEKEDFLNTIRYMEMVLEQDVDYVGEVLPTLAECYHRSGHEQGLIDFLRKCIAQQAGASAELMLAQLVAHHEGVGAALDLLTKQLVKNPTMKGFYRLMDYHLAEAEEGRAKESLSALQSMVGEQMKIKPHYRCRKCGFSSHSLYWHCPSCKSWGEVKPIRGLDGE; translated from the coding sequence ATGTTAGAAATACTCTTCTTGTTATTGCCGATTGCTGCCGCCTATGGCTGGTACATGGGGCATCGTAGTGCTCAGCAGGACAAGCAGAAGCAATCCCACCAAATATCCCGTCAATATGTCACGGGACTCAACCTGCTTTTATCTGATCAATCGGATAAAGCTGTTGATCATTTTATCGAGTTACTACAGGTTGATGACGAAACAATCGATACACATTTAGCACTTGGTAATTTATTTCGCTCCCGTGGTGAAGTCGATCGGGCCATTCGGATCCACCAAAATCTGATTTCTCGCTCCGGACTGACAATTGAGCAAAAGAATCTTGCGCTTCAACAACTGGCAAAAGACTATATGGCAGCCGGTTTTCTGGATAGAGCTGAGAAGATTTTCGAGCAGCTTGTTGATGAGCCCGAGCATCGGGAATCAGCTTTACTGCAGTTAACTTCAATTTATCAGCAGACACGGGAGTGGCTGAAAGCAATTGAATGTTCTCATGCTTTAGTTAAGTTTGGCCGGAAGAAGATGCGCAAGAGTATCGCATACTTCTGGTGTGAACTTGCTGCTGATGCACAGTCTTTGCGGGATGACACGAAAGCGATACAAATATATAAAAAAGCGCTATCGGAAGATCCAAAATGTGTCAGAGCAAGTATTGGACTAGGAAAGCTTTATCTGGAAAAAGAAGATTTCCTCAATACGATTCGTTATATGGAAATGGTGCTCGAACAGGATGTCGATTATGTCGGAGAAGTTTTACCTACGCTTGCCGAGTGTTACCATCGTTCGGGTCATGAACAGGGATTGATTGATTTTCTGAGGAAATGTATCGCACAGCAGGCTGGGGCTTCGGCGGAATTAATGCTGGCTCAGTTGGTTGCTCATCATGAAGGGGTGGGTGCAGCACTGGATCTTTTGACCAAGCAACTGGTAAAAAATCCGACGATGAAAGGTTTCTACCGGTTGATGGACTATCATCTTGCAGAGGCAGAAGAAGGCCGGGCAAAAGAAAGTTTGTCGGCACTCCAAAGCATGGTGGGCGAGCAGATGAAAATAAAACCCCACTACCGTTGCCGGAAGTGCGGGTTCTCTTCTCACTCTTTATACTGGCATTGTCCGTCATGTAAGAGTTGGGGTGAGGTAAAACCCATTCGGGGTTTAGACGGAGAGTAG
- a CDS encoding LapA family protein, producing the protein MRVLKILFLFVLFLIALALGAQNQEVVTFNYLLAKGEFHLSWLLGVVFVAGFAIAWLIFGSLHLRAKLQIRRLNKQLKKNEPQEKVVKEKLNIG; encoded by the coding sequence ATGAGAGTTCTAAAAATTCTTTTTCTTTTCGTTCTCTTCCTTATTGCCCTGGCACTAGGCGCTCAAAACCAAGAAGTAGTCACATTTAACTATTTGTTGGCAAAAGGTGAGTTTCATCTATCCTGGCTTTTAGGTGTGGTTTTTGTTGCTGGATTTGCCATTGCGTGGCTTATTTTTGGTAGTTTGCATCTCAGAGCCAAGCTACAGATTCGTCGTTTGAATAAACAGTTGAAAAAGAATGAGCCTCAGGAAAAAGTTGTAAAAGAGAAACTGAATATCGGATAA
- the ihfB gene encoding integration host factor subunit beta has product MTKSELIERLCAEQTHLSAKEIEDAVKDIIEHMATSLEQGDRIEIRGFGSFSLHYREPRTGRNPKTGEKVELDGKYVPHFKPGKELRERVNSAL; this is encoded by the coding sequence ATGACGAAGTCTGAATTAATTGAAAGATTGTGCGCAGAGCAAACTCATCTGTCCGCGAAAGAGATCGAAGATGCAGTGAAAGATATCATCGAGCATATGGCTACTTCGCTGGAACAGGGTGACAGAATAGAGATTCGTGGCTTTGGCAGTTTCTCTTTGCATTATCGTGAACCACGCACCGGACGTAACCCTAAGACAGGTGAAAAAGTTGAATTGGATGGAAAGTATGTCCCTCACTTTAAACCTGGTAAAGAACTCAGAGAGCGAGTTAATAGTGCACTCTGA
- the rpsA gene encoding 30S ribosomal protein S1 produces the protein MTESFAQLFEEFLNETEFQTGTIVKGTVVAIENGFVLVDAGLKSESAIPAEQFKNAAGELEVEVGSEVDVALDAVEDGFGETQLSREKAKRHEAWIVLEKAYEEAETVVGIINGKVKGGFTVELNGIRAFLPGSLVDVRPIRDTAHLENKELEFKVIKLDQKRNNVVVSRRAVIESENSVERDELLETLQEGTEVKGIVKNLTDYGAFVDLGGVDGLLHITDMAWKRVKHPSEIVNVGDEILVKVLKFDRDRTRVSLGLKQLGEDPWVAIAKRYPEGHKLTGRVTNLTDYGCFVEIEEGVEGLVHVSEMDWTNKNIHPSKVVNVGDEVEVMVLDIDEERRRISLGLKQCKANPWQQFAEAQAKGDKVTGKIKSITDFGIFIGLDGGIDGLVHLSDISWNVPGEEAVREYKKGDEISAVVLAVDAERERISLGVKQMENDPFNAYVSENKKGTLVNGTVTAVDAKGATIELEDGVEGYIRASEVSRDRIEDASLILSVGDSIEAKFTGVDRKNRVINLSVKAKDEAEEQEAMASLNKQDEGAFGNAMADAFKAAKGE, from the coding sequence ATGACTGAATCTTTTGCTCAACTCTTTGAAGAGTTTCTAAACGAGACTGAATTCCAGACTGGTACTATCGTTAAAGGTACTGTTGTTGCTATCGAGAACGGTTTCGTTCTTGTTGACGCTGGTCTGAAGTCTGAATCTGCAATCCCTGCTGAACAGTTCAAAAACGCTGCTGGCGAACTTGAAGTGGAAGTCGGCTCTGAAGTCGATGTTGCTCTGGATGCAGTAGAAGACGGTTTCGGTGAGACTCAACTTTCTCGTGAGAAAGCGAAACGCCACGAAGCTTGGATCGTTCTTGAGAAAGCATACGAAGAAGCTGAAACTGTTGTTGGTATCATCAACGGTAAAGTTAAAGGCGGTTTCACTGTTGAACTCAACGGTATCCGTGCTTTCCTTCCTGGCTCTCTGGTTGATGTACGTCCAATTCGTGACACTGCTCACCTGGAAAACAAAGAGCTGGAGTTCAAAGTTATTAAGCTGGATCAGAAACGCAACAACGTTGTTGTTTCTCGCCGTGCTGTTATCGAATCTGAAAACAGTGTTGAGCGTGATGAACTGCTTGAAACACTGCAAGAAGGCACAGAAGTTAAAGGTATCGTTAAGAACCTAACTGACTACGGTGCATTCGTTGATCTTGGCGGTGTTGATGGTCTTCTGCACATCACTGACATGGCTTGGAAACGTGTTAAGCATCCATCTGAAATCGTTAACGTTGGTGACGAAATTCTGGTTAAAGTGCTTAAGTTCGATCGTGATCGTACACGTGTATCACTTGGTCTGAAACAACTGGGTGAAGATCCATGGGTTGCAATCGCGAAACGTTACCCAGAAGGTCACAAGCTGACTGGTCGTGTAACTAATCTGACTGATTACGGCTGCTTCGTTGAAATCGAAGAAGGTGTTGAAGGTCTGGTTCACGTTTCAGAAATGGATTGGACGAACAAAAATATCCACCCATCTAAAGTTGTCAACGTCGGTGACGAAGTTGAAGTTATGGTTCTGGATATCGATGAAGAACGTCGTCGTATTTCTCTGGGTCTGAAACAGTGTAAAGCTAACCCATGGCAACAGTTCGCTGAAGCTCAGGCTAAAGGCGACAAAGTGACTGGTAAGATCAAGTCTATCACTGACTTCGGTATCTTCATTGGTCTGGATGGTGGCATCGACGGTCTGGTTCACCTGTCTGACATCTCTTGGAATGTTCCTGGAGAAGAAGCAGTTCGTGAATATAAGAAAGGCGATGAAATCTCTGCTGTTGTTCTGGCTGTTGACGCAGAGCGTGAGCGTATTTCTCTTGGCGTTAAGCAAATGGAAAACGACCCGTTCAACGCATATGTATCTGAAAACAAAAAAGGTACTCTAGTTAACGGTACTGTTACTGCAGTTGATGCGAAAGGTGCTACAATTGAACTAGAAGATGGCGTTGAAGGTTACATCCGTGCTTCTGAAGTATCTCGTGACCGTATTGAAGACGCGTCTCTCATCCTGAGCGTTGGTGACAGTATTGAAGCGAAATTTACTGGTGTAGACCGTAAGAACCGCGTTATCAATCTGTCTGTCAAAGCGAAAGATGAAGCAGAAGAGCAAGAAGCAATGGCTTCACTGAACAAGCAAGATGAAGGCGCGTTCGGTAATGCTATGGCTGATGCTTTCAAGGCTGCTAAGGGCGAATAA
- the cmk gene encoding (d)CMP kinase, giving the protein MSSYTPVITVDGPSGAGKGTLCMCIAKALEFDLLDSGALYRVLALAAIHHGVDTESEDALVPLATHLDVEFIAEGDLVRVILEGEDVSGELRKEETGMAASKVAAFPRVREALLRRQRAFVKETGLVADGRDMGTIVFPDAEVKIFLDASSEERAKRRYKQLQLKGLDVKFDDLLSEIRERDERDRNRPVAPLRPADDALVLDSTSMTIEQVLEKSLQYIESKLAVR; this is encoded by the coding sequence ATGTCTTCTTATACACCGGTGATTACCGTTGATGGACCAAGTGGGGCCGGGAAAGGTACGCTTTGTATGTGTATCGCAAAAGCACTGGAGTTTGATTTGCTTGATTCTGGTGCGTTATATCGTGTACTAGCTCTGGCTGCAATTCACCATGGTGTCGATACCGAATCTGAAGATGCTTTAGTGCCTCTGGCGACTCATCTGGATGTGGAGTTTATTGCGGAAGGGGATTTGGTCAGAGTTATTCTTGAAGGGGAAGACGTTTCCGGAGAACTCCGTAAAGAAGAGACCGGTATGGCGGCATCTAAGGTTGCTGCTTTTCCCAGAGTCCGGGAAGCGTTACTACGACGCCAACGTGCATTTGTTAAGGAAACTGGATTGGTTGCTGATGGACGAGATATGGGAACCATCGTTTTTCCTGATGCGGAAGTTAAAATATTTTTGGACGCCAGCTCGGAGGAGAGGGCGAAAAGACGCTATAAGCAGTTGCAACTTAAGGGTCTAGATGTTAAATTTGATGACCTTTTAAGCGAAATTCGTGAACGTGACGAAAGAGATCGGAATCGTCCCGTCGCGCCATTGCGTCCGGCTGATGATGCATTGGTTCTTGACTCAACATCAATGACGATTGAGCAGGTTCTCGAAAAATCGCTACAATATATAGAATCTAAACTGGCTGTTCGTTAG